Proteins from a single region of Pseudomonas sp. 10S4:
- a CDS encoding TusE/DsrC/DsvC family sulfur relay protein, producing the protein MNSLTVGARAIELDKDGFLVDLSDWSLDVASALAAAEDLELSPEHVEILELLRSFYAEFQLSPATRPLIKYTALKLGPEKGNSLHLNRLFKGTPAKLAAKLAGLPKPTNCL; encoded by the coding sequence ATGAACTCCCTGACCGTCGGCGCCCGCGCCATCGAGCTGGACAAGGATGGTTTCCTGGTCGATCTGAGCGACTGGAGCCTGGATGTAGCCAGCGCCCTAGCGGCCGCCGAAGACCTCGAGCTGAGCCCCGAGCATGTGGAAATCCTCGAATTGCTGCGCAGTTTCTACGCTGAATTCCAGCTGTCCCCGGCCACACGCCCGCTGATCAAATACACCGCGTTGAAACTCGGCCCGGAAAAAGGCAACAGCCTGCACCTGAACCGACTGTTCAAAGGCACCCCTGCCAAACTCGCCGCAAAACTGGCGGGCCTGCCCAAACCGACGAATTGCTTATGA
- the lolA gene encoding outer membrane lipoprotein chaperone LolA, which translates to MRLIRMLLLPVLALTTLSAHADDKDVARLTQLLETSKTLTAHFSQLTLDGSGTQLQETAGDMSLQRPGLFYWHTNAPAEQTMVSDGKKVTLWDPDLEQVTIKNLDLRLTQTPALLLSGDVSKISQSFDISAKEAGGVIDFTLKPKTKDTLFDSLRLSFRNGLVNDMQLIDSVGQRTNILFTGVKANEPIPASKFKFDIPKGADVIQE; encoded by the coding sequence ATGCGTCTTATCCGCATGCTGTTGCTGCCGGTTCTGGCTTTGACCACACTCTCGGCCCACGCCGATGACAAGGACGTGGCGCGTCTGACCCAATTGCTCGAAACATCCAAGACCCTGACCGCACACTTCTCCCAGTTGACCCTCGATGGCAGCGGCACCCAGTTGCAGGAAACCGCCGGTGACATGTCGCTGCAGCGTCCGGGCCTGTTCTACTGGCACACCAATGCGCCGGCTGAACAAACCATGGTTTCCGACGGCAAGAAGGTCACCCTGTGGGACCCGGACCTGGAACAGGTCACCATCAAGAACCTCGACCTGCGCCTGACCCAGACCCCGGCGCTGCTGTTGTCCGGTGACGTGTCCAAGATCAGCCAGAGCTTCGATATCAGTGCCAAGGAAGCCGGCGGCGTGATCGACTTCACCCTGAAGCCGAAAACCAAGGACACCCTGTTCGACAGCCTGCGCCTGTCGTTCCGCAATGGCCTGGTCAATGACATGCAACTGATCGACAGCGTCGGCCAGCGCACCAATATCCTGTTCACCGGCGTGAAGGCCAACGAGCCGATCCCGGCGTCCAAGTTCAAGTTCGACATCCCTAAAGGGGCGGACGTGATCCAGGAATAA
- a CDS encoding arginyltransferase, with translation MTELARLKFYATQPHSCSYLPEEQATTLFLDPSQPMDVHVYADLSEMGFRRSGDHLYRPHCQNCNACVPARIPVAQFAPNRQQKRIFKRNADLQVRPARPGFSEEYFDLYQRYIEQRHADGDMYPPSRDQFSTFLVRDLPFSRFYEFRLDGRLVAVAVTDLLPNGLSAVYTFYEPAEDHRSLGRYAILWQIAEAQRLGLEAVYLGYWIKNCKKMNYKTQYRPIELLINQRWVILN, from the coding sequence ATGACCGAGTTGGCGCGTTTGAAGTTCTATGCCACTCAGCCCCACTCTTGCAGTTATCTGCCCGAGGAGCAGGCCACAACCCTGTTTCTCGATCCTAGCCAGCCCATGGATGTGCATGTCTACGCAGACCTGTCGGAAATGGGTTTTCGTCGCAGTGGCGATCATCTCTATCGGCCTCATTGCCAGAATTGCAATGCGTGCGTGCCTGCACGCATCCCTGTGGCTCAATTTGCGCCCAACCGTCAGCAAAAACGCATTTTCAAGCGCAACGCAGACTTGCAGGTGCGCCCGGCCAGGCCCGGGTTCAGCGAAGAGTATTTCGACCTCTATCAACGCTATATCGAACAGCGTCACGCCGACGGCGACATGTACCCGCCGAGCCGCGATCAGTTTTCGACCTTCCTGGTGCGTGACCTGCCGTTTTCGCGGTTCTACGAATTTCGTCTCGACGGCCGGTTGGTGGCCGTGGCGGTTACCGACTTGCTGCCCAATGGCCTGTCGGCGGTCTACACCTTCTACGAGCCCGCCGAGGACCATCGCAGCCTCGGACGTTACGCAATCCTCTGGCAGATCGCAGAAGCCCAGCGTCTGGGACTGGAAGCGGTCTACCTCGGCTACTGGATCAAGAACTGCAAAAAGATGAACTACAAGACCCAGTATCGCCCCATCGAATTGCTGATAAATCAGCGCTGGGTCATCCTGAACTAA
- the aat gene encoding leucyl/phenylalanyl-tRNA--protein transferase encodes MLTWLQRNTLTFPPLEKAMRDPNGLLAAGGDLSADRLIQAYRHGCFPWFSEGQPILWWSPDPRTVLFPDELHVSRSLNKLLRQQCYQVTFDQDFAAVIRACAAPRDYADGTWITKAMQNAYLELHKRGYAHSVEVWDQGELVGGLYGLAMGQLFFGESMFSRADNASKYGFATLVQHLKDSGFVLIDCQMPTDHLHSLGARAIPRSEFAGYLARHLDQPNHATWVC; translated from the coding sequence ATGCTGACTTGGTTACAACGCAACACCCTGACTTTTCCGCCCCTGGAAAAAGCCATGCGCGATCCCAATGGGCTGCTGGCGGCGGGCGGTGATCTGTCCGCTGATCGGCTGATCCAGGCCTATCGCCACGGCTGCTTCCCTTGGTTTTCCGAAGGCCAACCGATTCTCTGGTGGTCGCCCGATCCACGCACCGTGCTGTTTCCCGACGAACTGCACGTTTCCCGCAGCCTGAACAAGTTGCTGCGCCAACAATGCTATCAAGTGACCTTCGATCAGGATTTTGCCGCGGTCATACGCGCCTGCGCCGCGCCGCGCGATTACGCCGACGGCACCTGGATCACGAAAGCCATGCAGAACGCCTACCTGGAGCTGCACAAGCGCGGCTACGCCCATTCGGTGGAAGTCTGGGACCAGGGTGAACTGGTCGGCGGCTTGTACGGCCTGGCCATGGGTCAGCTGTTTTTTGGCGAGTCGATGTTCAGTCGCGCCGACAACGCCTCCAAATATGGCTTTGCCACATTGGTGCAACATCTGAAAGACTCAGGTTTTGTGCTGATCGATTGCCAGATGCCTACCGACCATTTGCACAGCCTCGGCGCCCGAGCGATACCCCGCAGCGAGTTTGCCGGCTATCTGGCTCGACATCTGGATCAACCTAATCACGCCACCTGGGTTTGCTGA
- the trxB gene encoding thioredoxin-disulfide reductase, giving the protein MSEAKHSRLIILGSGPAGYSAAVYAARANLKPVVITGIQAGGQLTTTVEVDNWPGDVEGLTGPVLMERMQKHAERFDTEIVYDHIHTAKLQQRPFELIGDSGTYTCDALIIATGASAQYLGLPSEEAFAGKGVSACATCDGFFYRNQVVAVVGGGNTAVEEALYLSNIAKEVHLVHRRDKLRSEKILQDKLFEKAANGNIRLHWNQNLDEVLGDAGGVTGARLRDSNTGETRELPLTGVFIAIGHKPNTDLFQGQLKMRDGYLLIKGGNEGDATATDIEGVFAAGDVADHVYRQAVTSAGAGCMAALDAEKYLDDIPTV; this is encoded by the coding sequence ATGAGCGAAGCCAAGCATTCACGCCTGATCATTCTGGGTTCTGGCCCTGCCGGTTACAGCGCCGCCGTTTATGCCGCCCGCGCCAACCTCAAACCCGTCGTCATTACCGGCATACAGGCCGGTGGCCAACTCACCACCACCGTCGAAGTCGACAACTGGCCTGGCGACGTCGAAGGCCTCACTGGCCCGGTGCTGATGGAACGCATGCAAAAACACGCCGAGCGCTTTGACACAGAGATCGTTTACGACCACATCCACACCGCCAAGTTGCAACAGCGCCCTTTTGAACTCATCGGCGACAGCGGCACCTACACCTGCGACGCGTTGATTATCGCCACCGGCGCCTCGGCCCAGTACCTGGGGCTGCCGTCGGAAGAAGCCTTTGCCGGCAAGGGCGTTTCCGCCTGTGCGACGTGCGACGGTTTCTTCTACCGCAATCAGGTAGTCGCCGTGGTCGGCGGCGGCAACACGGCGGTTGAGGAGGCGTTATACCTGTCGAACATCGCCAAGGAAGTCCACCTGGTGCACCGTCGTGACAAGCTGCGCTCGGAGAAGATCCTTCAGGACAAGCTGTTCGAAAAAGCCGCCAACGGCAATATCCGCCTGCACTGGAATCAGAATCTTGATGAAGTGTTGGGCGATGCCGGCGGCGTAACTGGCGCCCGCCTGCGTGACAGCAACACTGGCGAAACCCGCGAACTGCCGTTGACCGGCGTGTTCATTGCCATCGGCCACAAGCCCAACACCGACCTGTTCCAGGGCCAACTGAAAATGCGTGACGGCTACCTGCTGATCAAGGGTGGCAACGAAGGCGATGCCACCGCCACCGACATCGAAGGTGTGTTCGCCGCCGGCGATGTGGCCGATCATGTTTACCGCCAGGCTGTGACGTCTGCCGGGGCTGGCTGCATGGCCGCGCTGGACGCCGAGAAATACCTCGACGATATTCCTACCGTTTGA
- the serS gene encoding serine--tRNA ligase, giving the protein MLDSKLLRSNLQDVADRLASRGFVLDVARIEALEEQRKTVQTRTEALQAERNARSKSIGQAKQRGEDIAPLMADVERMASELSAGKVELDQIQTDLDSILLGIPNLPHESVPIGADEDGNVEVRRWGTPTAFDFPVQDHVALGEKFGWLDFETAAKLSGARFALLRGPIARLHRALAQFMINLHTTEHGYEEAYTPYLVQAPALQGTGQLPKFEEDLFKITREGEADLYLIPTAEVSLTNIVAGEILDSKLLPIKFVAHTPCFRSEAGASGRDTRGMIRQHQFDKVEMVQIVEPSTSMEALEGLTANAEKVLQLLELPYRTLALCTGDMGFSAVKTYDLEVWIPSQDKYREISSCSNCGDFQARRMQARFRNPETGKPELVHTLNGSGLAVGRTLVAVLENYQQADGSIRVPAVLKPYMGGLEVIG; this is encoded by the coding sequence ATGCTCGATTCCAAACTGTTACGTAGCAACCTTCAGGACGTAGCGGACCGCCTGGCATCCCGTGGCTTTGTGCTGGATGTTGCGCGCATCGAAGCGCTGGAAGAACAGCGCAAGACCGTCCAGACCCGCACTGAAGCACTGCAGGCTGAACGTAATGCGCGCTCAAAATCCATCGGTCAGGCCAAACAACGCGGTGAAGACATCGCGCCGTTGATGGCTGACGTCGAGCGCATGGCCAGCGAGTTGAGCGCCGGCAAGGTTGAACTGGACCAGATCCAGACCGACCTGGATTCGATCCTGCTCGGCATCCCGAACCTGCCGCACGAATCCGTGCCGATCGGCGCTGACGAAGACGGCAACGTCGAAGTGCGCCGCTGGGGCACCCCGACCGCGTTCGATTTCCCGGTTCAGGACCACGTGGCCCTGGGCGAGAAGTTCGGCTGGCTGGACTTCGAAACTGCCGCCAAGCTGTCCGGCGCGCGTTTCGCCCTGTTGCGCGGCCCGATCGCCCGTCTGCACCGCGCACTCGCGCAGTTCATGATCAACCTGCACACCACCGAACACGGTTACGAAGAGGCCTACACGCCTTACCTGGTTCAAGCGCCGGCCTTGCAAGGCACCGGCCAGTTGCCGAAGTTCGAAGAAGACCTGTTCAAGATCACTCGCGAAGGCGAAGCCGATCTGTACCTGATCCCGACGGCTGAAGTGTCGCTGACCAACATCGTCGCTGGCGAAATCCTCGATTCGAAACTGCTGCCGATCAAGTTCGTTGCCCACACGCCGTGCTTTCGCAGCGAAGCCGGCGCGTCGGGTCGTGACACTCGCGGCATGATCCGCCAGCACCAGTTCGACAAGGTCGAAATGGTCCAGATCGTTGAGCCATCGACCTCTATGGAGGCGCTGGAAGGCCTGACCGCCAACGCGGAGAAAGTCCTGCAATTGCTGGAACTGCCGTATCGCACCCTGGCGCTGTGCACTGGCGACATGGGCTTCAGCGCGGTCAAGACTTACGACCTGGAAGTGTGGATTCCGAGCCAGGACAAGTACCGTGAAATTTCGTCGTGCTCCAACTGCGGCGATTTCCAGGCCCGTCGTATGCAAGCGCGCTTCCGTAACCCGGAAACCGGCAAGCCTGAACTGGTTCACACCCTGAACGGTTCCGGCCTGGCGGTCGGTCGTACCCTGGTGGCCGTGCTGGAAAACTACCAGCAGGCCGACGGTTCGATCCGTGTGCCAGCCGTACTGAAGCCGTACATGGGTGGCCTTGAGGTCATCGGCTAA
- the tusB gene encoding sulfurtransferase complex subunit TusB, giving the protein MSTLHVLSHSPFGDDRLTSCLRVIGADDALLLSGDAAYALQPGTAPFNALSIRGLKLFVLVEDAQARALPVPDWAQAIDYPSFVELSIHYDKVNSWL; this is encoded by the coding sequence ATGTCGACTCTGCATGTGTTGTCTCATTCCCCGTTTGGCGACGATCGCCTGACCAGTTGCCTGCGTGTAATCGGCGCTGACGACGCGCTGCTGCTGTCTGGCGACGCGGCTTATGCCTTGCAGCCAGGCACCGCGCCGTTCAACGCATTGAGCATTCGTGGCCTGAAACTGTTCGTACTGGTTGAAGACGCCCAGGCTCGCGCGCTCCCAGTGCCCGATTGGGCCCAAGCCATCGACTACCCGTCCTTCGTCGAACTGTCGATTCACTACGACAAGGTCAACAGTTGGCTATGA
- the ftsK gene encoding DNA translocase FtsK, protein MKKSTAAPKPAVVPLWRQHLHYRLKEGALIAIGALCLFLMMALLTYGKDDPGWSHNSKIDDVQNFGGPVGSYSADILFMVLGYFAYIFPLLLAVKIYQIFRQRHEPWQWSGWLFSWRLIGLVFLVLSGAALAHIHFHAATGLPAGAGGALGESLGDLAKNALNIQGSTLLFIALFLFGLTVFTDLSWFKVMDVTGKITLDLFELFQGAANRWWSARTERKQLVAQLREVDDRVHDVVAPTVTDKREQAKVKERLIEREQALSKHMSEREKQVPPVIAPAPIKAPEPSKRVQKEKQAPLFVDSAVEGTLPPISILDPAEKKQLNYSPESLAAVGHLLEIKLKEFGVEVTVDSIHPGPVITRYEIQPAAGVKVSRISNLAKDLARSLAVTSVRVVEVIPGKTTVGIEIPNEDRQIVRFSEVLSSPEYDNFKSPVTLALGHDIGGKPVITDLAKMPHLLVAGTTGSGKSVGVNAMILSILFKSGPEDAKLIMIDPKMLELSIYEGIPHLLCPVVTDMKDAANALRWSVAEMERRYKLMAKMGVRNLSGFNQKVKDAEEAGTPLADPLYKRESIHDEAPLLHKLPTIVVVVDEFADMMMIVGKKVEELIARIAQKARAAGIHLILATQRPSVDVITGLIKANIPTRMAFQVSSKIDSRTIIDQGGAEQLLGHGDMLYMPPGTSLPIRVHGAFVSDEEVHRVVEAWKLRGAPEYNDEILAGVEEPGSGFEGGSGGDDDSESDALYDEAVQFVLESRRASISAVQRKLKIGYNRAARMIEAMEMAGVVTSMNTNGSREVLAPGPVRD, encoded by the coding sequence TTGAAGAAATCCACCGCAGCACCTAAACCAGCCGTCGTTCCGCTCTGGCGCCAGCATTTGCACTACCGACTCAAGGAAGGTGCGCTGATCGCCATCGGTGCCTTGTGCCTGTTCCTGATGATGGCCTTGTTGACCTATGGCAAGGACGATCCGGGCTGGAGCCACAACAGCAAGATCGACGATGTGCAGAACTTCGGCGGGCCGGTTGGCTCCTACAGTGCCGATATCCTGTTCATGGTGCTCGGTTACTTCGCCTACATCTTCCCGCTGTTACTGGCGGTCAAGATCTACCAGATCTTCCGTCAACGTCACGAACCGTGGCAGTGGAGCGGTTGGCTGTTCTCCTGGCGCCTGATCGGTTTGGTCTTCCTGGTGCTGTCGGGCGCGGCCCTGGCCCACATCCATTTCCATGCAGCGACCGGCTTGCCGGCTGGCGCTGGCGGCGCGTTGGGCGAAAGCCTTGGCGACCTGGCCAAAAATGCCCTGAACATCCAGGGCAGCACGCTGCTGTTCATCGCGCTGTTCCTGTTCGGCCTGACGGTGTTCACCGACCTGTCGTGGTTCAAGGTGATGGACGTCACGGGCAAAATTACACTCGACTTGTTTGAACTGTTCCAAGGCGCGGCTAATCGCTGGTGGTCTGCGCGTACCGAACGCAAGCAACTGGTCGCCCAGTTGCGTGAAGTCGATGACCGCGTCCACGACGTGGTGGCGCCGACCGTCACCGACAAGCGCGAGCAGGCCAAGGTCAAGGAACGCCTGATCGAACGCGAGCAGGCGCTGAGCAAGCACATGTCCGAACGCGAGAAACAGGTGCCGCCGGTCATCGCCCCGGCTCCGATCAAGGCGCCCGAGCCAAGCAAGCGCGTACAGAAAGAGAAACAGGCGCCGTTGTTCGTCGACAGCGCCGTGGAAGGCACCTTGCCGCCGATCTCGATTCTCGATCCGGCGGAAAAGAAACAACTCAATTACTCGCCTGAATCCCTGGCTGCGGTTGGCCACTTGCTGGAAATCAAGCTCAAGGAGTTCGGCGTCGAAGTCACCGTGGATTCGATTCACCCAGGCCCGGTGATTACCCGTTACGAAATCCAGCCGGCAGCCGGCGTCAAGGTCAGCCGCATTTCCAACCTGGCCAAAGACCTGGCGCGTTCGCTGGCTGTAACCAGTGTGCGGGTGGTTGAAGTGATTCCGGGCAAGACCACGGTCGGTATCGAGATTCCTAACGAAGACCGGCAGATCGTGCGCTTCTCCGAAGTGCTGTCGTCGCCCGAATACGACAACTTCAAATCCCCGGTGACCCTGGCCCTCGGCCACGACATTGGCGGCAAGCCGGTCATCACTGACCTGGCGAAAATGCCTCACTTGCTGGTGGCCGGTACCACCGGTTCCGGTAAGTCGGTGGGTGTGAACGCGATGATCCTGTCGATCCTGTTCAAGTCCGGCCCGGAAGACGCCAAGCTGATCATGATTGACCCGAAAATGCTTGAGCTGTCGATCTACGAAGGCATTCCGCACTTGCTCTGCCCCGTGGTCACCGACATGAAGGACGCGGCCAACGCCCTGCGCTGGAGCGTGGCGGAGATGGAGCGTCGCTACAAACTGATGGCGAAGATGGGTGTGCGTAACCTGTCGGGCTTCAACCAGAAGGTCAAGGATGCCGAGGAAGCTGGCACGCCGCTGGCCGACCCGCTGTACAAGCGTGAAAGCATCCACGACGAAGCGCCGCTGCTGCACAAGTTGCCGACCATCGTCGTGGTGGTGGACGAATTCGCCGACATGATGATGATCGTCGGCAAAAAGGTTGAAGAACTGATCGCCCGTATCGCCCAGAAGGCCCGTGCGGCCGGGATCCACTTGATCCTTGCGACCCAGCGTCCGTCGGTTGACGTGATCACCGGTCTGATCAAGGCCAACATTCCGACCCGTATGGCGTTCCAGGTATCGAGCAAGATCGATTCCCGGACCATCATCGACCAGGGCGGTGCCGAGCAACTGCTGGGCCACGGTGACATGCTCTACATGCCGCCAGGCACCAGCCTGCCTATCCGTGTCCATGGCGCGTTCGTCTCCGATGAGGAGGTTCACCGGGTGGTCGAGGCCTGGAAACTGCGCGGGGCACCGGAATACAACGACGAGATCCTGGCCGGTGTCGAAGAGCCCGGTAGTGGTTTTGAAGGCGGCAGCGGTGGCGATGATGACAGTGAATCCGATGCGCTCTACGACGAAGCCGTGCAGTTCGTGCTGGAAAGTCGTCGGGCGTCGATTTCGGCGGTTCAGCGCAAGCTGAAAATCGGCTACAACCGCGCCGCGCGCATGATCGAGGCCATGGAAATGGCCGGGGTCGTGACGTCCATGAACACCAACGGTTCGCGCGAAGTCCTGGCCCCTGGCCCGGTGCGCGACTGA
- a CDS encoding glutathione S-transferase family protein, translated as MGLLVEGRWQDQWYESSKDGAFQREQAQRRNWLTADGKPGPSGVGGFAAEAGRYHLYVSLACPWAHRTLILRKLKGLDNLIDVSVVSWLMLENGWTFDQNLGSTGDKLDHFNFMHQRYTADTANYTGRVTVPVLWDKQQKRIVNNESAEIIRMFNSAFDDLTGNDLDFYPAPLRGEIDALNERIYPAVNNGVYRAGFATSQTAYEEAFDDVFAELDRLELLLDKNRYLVGEYLTEADIRLFTTLIRFDAVYYGHFKCNLRRIADYPNLSNWLREMYQWPGIAETVDFEHIKHHYYGSHKTINPTGIVPKGPAQDFTAAHDRARLSGKGVWQKR; from the coding sequence ATGGGTTTGTTAGTTGAAGGCCGCTGGCAAGACCAGTGGTATGAAAGCAGCAAGGACGGCGCGTTCCAACGTGAACAAGCGCAGCGCCGCAACTGGCTGACCGCCGACGGCAAGCCAGGCCCGTCCGGTGTCGGTGGCTTTGCGGCCGAAGCCGGTCGCTATCACCTTTATGTGTCCCTGGCTTGCCCGTGGGCCCATCGCACGCTGATCCTGCGCAAACTCAAAGGCCTCGACAACCTGATCGATGTGTCGGTGGTCAGTTGGCTGATGCTGGAAAACGGCTGGACCTTCGACCAGAACCTCGGCTCCACCGGCGACAAACTCGATCACTTCAATTTCATGCACCAACGCTACACCGCCGATACCGCCAACTACACCGGCCGCGTCACCGTGCCGGTGCTCTGGGACAAACAGCAGAAACGCATCGTCAACAATGAATCGGCGGAAATCATCCGCATGTTCAACAGCGCCTTCGATGACCTGACCGGCAATGATCTGGATTTCTATCCGGCGCCGCTGCGGGGCGAGATCGATGCGTTAAATGAACGGATTTATCCGGCGGTGAACAACGGCGTGTACCGCGCCGGGTTTGCCACATCGCAGACCGCTTATGAAGAAGCGTTCGATGATGTGTTTGCCGAGCTGGATCGGCTGGAGCTGCTGTTAGACAAGAACCGCTACCTGGTCGGTGAATACCTGACGGAAGCGGACATTCGGTTGTTCACCACGCTGATCCGCTTCGATGCGGTGTATTACGGGCACTTCAAGTGCAACCTGCGGCGAATAGCCGATTATCCGAACCTGTCGAACTGGTTGCGGGAAATGTATCAGTGGCCAGGGATTGCCGAGACGGTGGATTTTGAGCACATCAAGCATCACTACTACGGCAGCCACAAGACCATTAACCCGACGGGGATTGTGCCGAAAGGGCCGGCGCAGGACTTTACCGCGGCGCATGATCGGGCGCGGTTGAGTGGGAAAGGGGTTTGGCAGAAGCGTTAA
- the infA gene encoding translation initiation factor IF-1, translating into MSKEDSFEMEGTVVDTLPNTMFRVELENGHVVTAHISGKMRKNYIRILTGDKVRVELTPYDLSKGRITYRAR; encoded by the coding sequence ATGTCGAAAGAAGACAGCTTCGAAATGGAAGGCACTGTCGTCGACACCCTGCCCAACACCATGTTTCGTGTGGAGTTGGAAAATGGGCACGTCGTAACCGCGCATATTTCCGGCAAGATGCGCAAGAACTACATTCGTATTCTTACCGGTGACAAAGTGCGCGTCGAGCTGACGCCCTATGACTTGAGCAAAGGGCGCATTACTTACCGCGCTCGCTAA
- a CDS encoding replication-associated recombination protein A yields MDLFRSAPIAQPLAARLRAANLDEYVGQEHLLARGKPLREALEQGALHSMIFWGPPGVGKTTLARLLAEVSDAHFETVSAVLAGVKEIRQAVEIAKQQAGQYGKRTILFVDEVHRFNKSQQDAFLPYVEDGTLIFIGATTENPSFELNNALLSRARVYVLKSLDEAALRKLVHRALTEERGLGKRQLTLSDEGFQMLLSAADGDGRRLLNLLENASDLAEDSSEIGVDLLQSLLGDTRRRFDKGGEAFYDQISALHKSVRGSNPDGALYWFARMIDGGCDPLYLARRVVRMASEDIGNADPRALSLCLAAWEVQERLGSPEGELAVAQAITYLACAPKSNAVYMGFKAALRSAAEHGSLEVPLHLRNAPTKLMKQLGYGDEYRYAHDEPDAYAAGEDYFPEELDPQPFYQPVPRGLELKIGEKLNHLAQLDRLSPRQRRK; encoded by the coding sequence ATGGACCTGTTTCGCAGTGCCCCGATTGCTCAGCCCTTGGCCGCCCGTTTGCGTGCGGCCAATCTGGATGAGTACGTCGGTCAGGAACACCTGCTCGCTCGCGGCAAGCCTTTGCGCGAAGCCCTGGAGCAGGGGGCCCTGCATTCGATGATCTTTTGGGGCCCGCCGGGGGTAGGTAAAACCACCCTGGCGCGGTTGCTGGCGGAAGTCTCGGATGCGCACTTCGAAACGGTTTCGGCGGTGCTTGCCGGTGTGAAGGAAATCCGTCAGGCGGTGGAAATCGCCAAGCAGCAGGCCGGGCAGTACGGCAAGCGCACGATCCTGTTTGTCGATGAAGTACACCGCTTCAACAAATCCCAGCAGGACGCCTTTCTGCCGTATGTGGAAGACGGCACGCTGATTTTCATCGGTGCGACCACCGAAAACCCGTCCTTCGAACTCAACAACGCCTTGCTCTCCCGGGCTCGTGTTTACGTGCTCAAAAGCCTCGACGAGGCCGCGCTGCGCAAACTGGTGCACCGTGCACTCACTGAAGAACGTGGCCTGGGCAAGCGGCAACTGACCCTCAGCGATGAAGGCTTTCAGATGTTGCTGTCCGCTGCTGATGGCGATGGCCGACGCCTGCTCAACCTGCTGGAAAACGCCTCGGACCTGGCCGAAGACAGCAGCGAGATCGGCGTCGATCTGCTGCAAAGTCTGCTCGGCGATACCCGTCGGCGTTTCGACAAGGGTGGCGAAGCCTTCTACGACCAGATTTCCGCGCTGCATAAATCCGTACGTGGCTCCAACCCCGACGGCGCGCTGTACTGGTTTGCCCGCATGATCGACGGCGGTTGCGATCCGTTGTACCTGGCCCGGCGCGTGGTGCGCATGGCCAGCGAAGACATCGGCAACGCCGACCCTCGCGCCCTGAGCCTGTGTCTGGCGGCGTGGGAAGTGCAGGAACGGCTCGGCAGCCCGGAAGGCGAGTTGGCGGTGGCCCAGGCCATCACCTATCTGGCTTGCGCGCCGAAAAGCAACGCGGTGTACATGGGGTTCAAAGCCGCGCTGCGCAGCGCCGCCGAACACGGTTCCCTTGAAGTGCCGCTGCACCTGCGCAACGCACCGACCAAGCTGATGAAGCAATTGGGTTACGGCGATGAATACCGTTATGCCCATGATGAACCGGACGCCTACGCGGCTGGTGAAGACTACTTCCCGGAAGAGCTCGACCCGCAACCGTTCTATCAACCGGTGCCGCGAGGCCTGGAACTGAAAATCGGCGAAAAGCTTAACCACCTCGCCCAACTTGACCGACTCAGCCCCCGGCAGCGGAGAAAATAG
- the crcB gene encoding fluoride efflux transporter CrcB — MIRTILAVSVAGIAGTLLRFATSTWVSANWPRHFYAATLAVNLVGCLIIGLLYGLFLTRPEVPIEIRAGLIVGFVGGLTTFSSFSLDTLRLLESGQAPIAFGYLAISVFGGLLATWAGLSLTKL; from the coding sequence GTGATTCGAACGATTCTTGCGGTGTCCGTGGCCGGTATCGCTGGTACATTACTGCGTTTCGCAACCAGCACTTGGGTCAGCGCCAATTGGCCGCGGCATTTTTATGCGGCGACCCTGGCCGTCAATCTGGTGGGCTGCCTGATTATCGGTTTGCTGTATGGGCTGTTTCTGACGCGCCCGGAAGTACCAATCGAAATCCGCGCCGGCCTGATCGTCGGTTTTGTGGGCGGTCTGACGACTTTTTCATCCTTTTCTCTGGATACGTTGCGCTTGCTGGAAAGCGGGCAGGCACCGATAGCCTTCGGTTATCTGGCCATCAGCGTATTCGGCGGGCTGCTCGCCACCTGGGCCGGCCTGTCCCTGACCAAACTTTGA